The Cylindrospermopsis curvispora GIHE-G1 genome contains a region encoding:
- the rpsT gene encoding 30S ribosomal protein S20 gives MANTKSALKRAQIAERNQLHNKAYKSAVKTLMKKYFAAVEAYASNPTSESKQLVDERMSQAYSKIDKAVKRGVLHPNSGARKKSRLARKLKPLTQPV, from the coding sequence GTGGCAAACACAAAATCAGCACTTAAACGCGCCCAAATCGCGGAGCGTAACCAACTACACAACAAAGCATACAAATCAGCAGTAAAGACGCTGATGAAGAAATACTTTGCTGCAGTGGAGGCCTATGCTTCCAACCCTACGAGCGAGTCTAAACAGTTGGTAGATGAGAGGATGTCACAAGCCTACAGCAAAATTGACAAAGCTGTTAAAAGGGGAGTGTTGCATCCAAACAGTGGGGCTAGAAAAAAATCTAGATTAGCGCGGAAGCTCAAACCATTGACCCAACCGGTTTAG
- a CDS encoding AAA family ATPase yields MTDQDISGGFSPVETTKPEQNPRLSPDSEVQVNQSSGGNAIQDSDRNFGSLMQQQNNNGLHEEGKENNWYRPVNFVLSGKIWELAMWKKSWIWWFFVLAFIPSSIGIISVSILLKLPSAPNCPRIFWPLASASMRVHCATLAASKQTVSDLLQAIALVKDLPQDHPLRGQINDLLQEWSRDIINLAEKSFQLGNLEEAIATAKQIPENLEDRQFVEEKILKWQSTWSTAEEIYQSSIGELENRRWQSAFMLSSKLLRINNRFWSTTKYDQLNQIIVTAREDGDKLDKADSLAERNSVNDILAAIKLAKSVKPESYLYKKAQELVPQFGRKMLKLAQAQMDIRDADKGLEIAGKIPPIPSLQSEIDDFIDFGEAQRNAWLGTILGLENAISQAQQIDPSRGIYGRAQELISLWQLEIEDVTKLEQARDLASGGTIEDLRSAISQAQQIPSQNPRAQEAQTQINRWNDQIEIIQDKPYLDRAEQIANVGDINSLQSAIAEASQISSGRALYSRSRRRIRAWNASIQRIEDQPYLDRAIVLAESGDLNSAVQEARKIAISGRALAGEAQAAIDTWEEQIRAKENWRKARDLASIGTAEALSEAIRTANRVSRRNVLRMDINIAIDRWGQQILEIARSQSQVDLAKSIETARLVPRSSSAYEDAQAQIRTWKEQLVPEVVPTTPFLSPGQPFP; encoded by the coding sequence ATGACAGATCAGGATATTTCAGGAGGTTTTTCTCCGGTTGAGACCACAAAACCAGAGCAAAATCCAAGATTGTCCCCAGATTCAGAAGTCCAGGTCAATCAATCATCCGGTGGGAACGCTATTCAGGATAGCGATCGCAATTTTGGGTCATTAATGCAGCAACAAAATAACAATGGCTTACACGAAGAAGGTAAAGAGAACAATTGGTATAGACCTGTTAACTTTGTTTTGTCCGGTAAGATATGGGAATTAGCAATGTGGAAGAAAAGCTGGATATGGTGGTTTTTCGTCCTAGCGTTTATTCCCAGCAGCATAGGTATTATATCAGTATCAATCTTACTTAAACTACCCTCCGCTCCCAACTGTCCTAGAATATTCTGGCCTTTGGCCAGTGCTTCTATGCGCGTCCACTGTGCCACCCTGGCTGCTTCCAAACAGACGGTTAGTGACTTATTGCAAGCTATAGCCTTAGTGAAGGATTTACCACAGGATCATCCTTTACGAGGACAAATTAATGATCTATTGCAGGAGTGGTCACGGGACATTATAAATTTGGCGGAGAAGAGCTTCCAATTAGGAAATTTGGAGGAAGCAATAGCTACTGCTAAACAAATTCCAGAAAATTTGGAAGATCGTCAGTTTGTGGAAGAGAAAATTCTCAAATGGCAATCTACTTGGTCAACAGCTGAGGAAATCTACCAGTCCTCCATTGGAGAATTAGAAAACAGGCGTTGGCAATCAGCTTTTATGCTATCATCCAAACTACTCCGCATTAATAATAGATTTTGGTCGACTACGAAATATGACCAGTTAAATCAAATTATTGTAACTGCGCGGGAAGATGGTGATAAACTAGATAAGGCTGATTCCTTAGCCGAACGTAATTCTGTTAATGATATTTTAGCAGCCATTAAGTTAGCAAAATCGGTTAAACCAGAAAGCTACTTGTACAAGAAGGCTCAGGAATTAGTTCCTCAATTTGGGCGAAAAATGCTGAAATTAGCACAAGCTCAAATGGATATAAGAGATGCAGATAAGGGTTTGGAAATTGCCGGAAAAATCCCTCCTATTCCCTCCTTACAATCGGAAATTGATGATTTTATAGATTTCGGAGAAGCCCAAAGAAATGCTTGGTTAGGAACGATTTTAGGCTTGGAGAATGCCATTTCTCAAGCCCAACAGATAGATCCTTCTCGAGGAATATACGGTCGAGCTCAAGAACTTATTTCCCTTTGGCAATTGGAAATTGAGGATGTAACTAAGTTAGAACAAGCTCGGGATCTAGCTAGTGGGGGCACCATTGAGGATTTAAGATCTGCCATATCTCAAGCGCAACAAATTCCATCTCAAAACCCTCGCGCCCAAGAAGCTCAAACCCAGATTAATCGTTGGAATGACCAAATAGAAATTATTCAAGACAAACCTTACTTAGACCGAGCAGAACAAATTGCTAATGTCGGAGATATTAACTCTTTACAAAGTGCGATCGCCGAAGCCAGTCAAATTTCTTCAGGTCGGGCCCTATACTCAAGATCACGAAGGAGAATCCGCGCCTGGAATGCCAGTATTCAGCGTATTGAAGATCAACCCTATTTAGATAGGGCCATAGTGTTAGCTGAGAGCGGGGACTTGAATAGTGCTGTGCAGGAAGCGAGAAAAATTGCCATATCCGGGAGAGCATTAGCCGGTGAAGCACAAGCAGCAATTGATACATGGGAAGAGCAAATACGCGCCAAAGAGAATTGGAGAAAAGCTAGGGATCTAGCCAGCATTGGCACGGCGGAAGCCTTGTCCGAAGCCATACGGACAGCTAACCGTGTTTCCCGGCGTAATGTTTTACGTATGGATATCAACATTGCCATTGACCGGTGGGGTCAGCAAATATTAGAAATCGCCCGTTCCCAAAGCCAAGTTGACCTGGCCAAGAGTATTGAAACTGCTAGATTAGTCCCTCGTAGTAGTTCTGCTTATGAGGATGCTCAAGCACAAATTAGGACGTGGAAAGAACAACTAGTTCCGGAAGTAGTGCCCACAACCCCATTTCTATCACCGGGACAACCTTTCCCGTAG
- the crtD gene encoding C-3',4' desaturase CrtD — translation MSSSSLNIKQSRVIVVGGGIGGLTAAALLARRGYQVLIVDQALVPGGCASTFKRQGFIFDVGATQVAGLEPGGIHYRIFQELDIDLPPATPCDPACAVFLPGETTPINVWRDPQKWQQERQQQFPGSEPFWQLLATLFRASWEFQGRDPILPPGNLWDLLQLVKAVTPSTFITAPFTFMTVGDALRLYGLDHDIRLRTFLDLQLKLYSQVSAQETALLYAATALSISQLPQGLYHLQGSMQVLSDRLVTSLEKNGGQLLMRHTVEGINVEDGKAKGVIIRNQRTGQIFTEKADHVIANVTVQNLMELLGEKVPHRYKTRIENLPPASGAFVVYLGVEQSAIPQNCPPHLQFMYDINGPVGENNSLFVSVSHEGDGRAPAGKATIIASSFVDFAPWWNSDNYQQLKAKFTQEAISRLAEYFYLNPETIILIEAATPKTFADYTARHKGIVGGIGQRISTFGPFGFANRTPIRNLWLVGDSTHPGEGTAGVSYSALTVVRQIDDLRERLSR, via the coding sequence ATGTCCAGTTCATCTCTAAACATCAAGCAGTCTCGTGTTATTGTTGTTGGTGGGGGAATAGGTGGCCTTACCGCAGCAGCTCTATTAGCACGTAGAGGTTATCAGGTTTTAATTGTGGATCAAGCTTTGGTTCCTGGTGGTTGTGCTTCAACTTTTAAACGTCAGGGATTTATTTTTGATGTGGGTGCAACTCAGGTTGCAGGTCTGGAACCCGGAGGAATTCATTACCGGATTTTTCAGGAACTAGATATAGATCTACCCCCAGCTACACCCTGCGATCCCGCTTGTGCGGTTTTTCTTCCAGGAGAAACAACTCCAATCAATGTGTGGCGCGATCCGCAAAAATGGCAACAGGAACGTCAACAGCAATTCCCCGGAAGTGAACCCTTTTGGCAATTATTAGCTACTTTATTCCGTGCTAGTTGGGAATTCCAGGGAAGAGACCCTATTTTACCACCGGGTAATTTGTGGGATCTCTTACAGTTGGTTAAAGCTGTGACTCCTAGCACTTTTATTACTGCTCCGTTTACTTTTATGACTGTGGGTGATGCTCTCAGGTTATATGGTTTAGACCATGATATAAGACTGAGAACATTCTTAGATCTACAACTGAAATTATATTCCCAGGTTAGCGCCCAAGAAACTGCTCTCCTCTACGCTGCTACGGCTTTAAGTATATCCCAACTTCCTCAAGGACTATATCATTTACAAGGTAGTATGCAAGTGCTGAGCGATCGCCTAGTGACATCTTTGGAAAAAAATGGCGGTCAATTATTAATGCGTCATACGGTGGAAGGGATTAATGTGGAAGATGGCAAGGCTAAAGGTGTAATAATCCGCAATCAAAGGACTGGACAAATATTTACAGAGAAAGCGGATCACGTGATTGCTAATGTCACGGTGCAAAACCTGATGGAACTATTGGGAGAAAAGGTCCCTCATAGATACAAAACAAGAATTGAAAACCTACCCCCTGCTTCCGGTGCATTTGTGGTATATCTGGGTGTGGAACAAAGTGCTATCCCCCAGAATTGTCCACCTCACTTACAATTTATGTATGATATTAATGGCCCAGTTGGGGAAAACAATTCCCTATTTGTTTCTGTCAGTCATGAGGGGGATGGTCGGGCACCTGCGGGAAAAGCAACAATTATAGCTTCATCCTTTGTGGATTTCGCTCCCTGGTGGAATAGTGACAATTATCAACAACTAAAGGCAAAATTTACTCAGGAGGCCATTTCTCGACTCGCTGAATATTTTTATTTGAACCCAGAAACAATTATTCTCATCGAAGCTGCTACACCAAAAACCTTTGCTGACTACACCGCTAGACACAAAGGAATCGTGGGTGGTATTGGTCAAAGAATTTCTACTTTTGGACCTTTTGGTTTTGCCAATCGTACACCCATTAGGAACTTGTGGTTAGTTGGTGATTCTACCCATCCAGGGGAAGGTACTGCTGGGGTGAGTTACTCAGCTCTCACAGTAGTTAGACAAATTGATGACCTACGGGAAAGGTTGTCCCGGTGA
- the hisD gene encoding histidinol dehydrogenase produces the protein MLRIITQQADVVSELQRICERTHDEQVFNKEATVREVLLSVKNQGDKAVLHYTAEFDHQTLEPGELRVKGSEMDVAYQQISKDLLASIKLACERIEAFHRQRVPKTWVHFGEDEVVLGKRYTPVDRAGLYIPGGRACYPSTVLMNAIPAKVAGVPRIVMVTPPGRDKVINPAVLVAAQEAGVAEIYRIGGSQAIAALAYGTETIPKVDVITGPGNIYVTLAKKLVYGTVGIDSLAGPSEVLIIADETANPKHVAADMLAQAEHDPMAAAILLTTDTGLAKKVQLEVDRQLVDHPRRIDTEKAIAHYGLVVIVESLEAAAEFSNMFAPEHLELEVKDPWSLIEHIRHAGAIFLGDSTPEAVGDYLAGPNHTLPTSGAARYASALCVETFLKHSSIIQYSRGALAKVASAISTLAMAEGLPSHADSVRIRFDADG, from the coding sequence ATGCTGCGAATTATCACTCAGCAGGCAGATGTTGTATCCGAACTACAACGCATCTGCGAACGTACCCACGACGAACAGGTGTTTAATAAAGAAGCAACAGTAAGAGAAGTTTTGCTGTCTGTAAAAAACCAGGGCGACAAAGCCGTACTCCACTACACAGCCGAGTTTGATCACCAAACCTTGGAACCGGGGGAATTGAGGGTAAAAGGTTCTGAGATGGACGTGGCTTACCAACAAATATCAAAGGATTTGTTGGCATCAATTAAGCTGGCCTGTGAACGAATAGAAGCTTTTCATCGTCAGAGAGTACCAAAAACCTGGGTGCACTTTGGGGAAGATGAAGTAGTTTTAGGTAAACGCTACACACCCGTAGATAGGGCGGGTCTATATATTCCCGGTGGTAGGGCCTGCTATCCTAGTACAGTGTTAATGAATGCCATACCGGCTAAAGTAGCAGGTGTACCTCGCATAGTCATGGTCACGCCACCAGGTCGTGATAAGGTAATTAATCCGGCAGTGTTGGTAGCTGCTCAAGAAGCTGGAGTAGCTGAAATTTATCGCATTGGGGGATCCCAGGCGATCGCAGCTCTAGCATACGGTACAGAAACCATTCCCAAGGTAGATGTAATTACAGGTCCTGGTAATATTTATGTCACCCTGGCCAAAAAACTAGTATATGGGACTGTGGGTATTGACTCCTTGGCTGGACCGAGTGAGGTGTTAATTATTGCCGATGAAACTGCTAATCCCAAACATGTGGCGGCAGATATGTTAGCCCAAGCGGAACATGATCCCATGGCAGCGGCAATTTTATTGACTACGGATACTGGTTTAGCCAAAAAGGTTCAGTTAGAGGTAGATAGACAATTAGTAGATCACCCCAGAAGGATAGACACAGAAAAGGCGATCGCCCATTATGGACTGGTCGTAATTGTGGAATCTTTGGAAGCAGCGGCGGAATTTTCTAATATGTTTGCCCCGGAACATTTGGAATTGGAGGTAAAAGACCCTTGGTCACTAATTGAGCATATCCGTCATGCAGGAGCGATTTTCTTGGGCGATTCTACACCAGAGGCGGTAGGTGACTATTTAGCTGGTCCCAATCATACCCTACCTACATCCGGTGCTGCTCGTTATGCCTCCGCTCTATGTGTAGAAACCTTCCTTAAACACTCAAGTATTATACAATACTCTCGAGGTGCACTTGCCAAAGTAGCCAGTGCCATTAGCACCTTAGCTATGGCGGAGGGTTTACCCTCTCATGCGGATTCAGTGCGGATAAGATTTGATGCTGATGGCTAG
- a CDS encoding TatD family hydrolase, with the protein MQLIDSHVHLNFETFKPDLEAVRHRWQEAGVAHLVHSCVHPGEFASIWSIAKQFPEVSFAIGLHPLDADRWEDHTGAEIRNLVHLSNQSNAPVVAIGEMGLDFYKASNRQQQHKVFEAQLAIATELGLPVIVHCREAAVEAREVLEKWREREGEKVRGVMHCWGGTPEETQWFLDLGFYISFSGTVTFKNAKAIQSSAAMVSKDRILIETDCPFLSPTPKRGEKRNEPAYVGYVAAQLAKIRGETVESIANQTTANACRLFGIRLEGTKIQPNPS; encoded by the coding sequence ATGCAATTAATAGATAGCCACGTACATCTAAACTTTGAAACTTTTAAGCCAGATTTAGAGGCAGTGAGACACCGTTGGCAAGAAGCAGGGGTAGCGCACCTGGTGCATTCCTGTGTTCATCCAGGGGAATTTGCCAGCATTTGGTCTATAGCTAAACAGTTCCCGGAGGTGAGTTTTGCCATTGGGTTACATCCTTTGGATGCTGATAGATGGGAAGATCACACAGGGGCTGAAATAAGAAATTTAGTCCACCTATCTAACCAGTCAAATGCGCCCGTTGTGGCAATTGGGGAAATGGGATTAGACTTTTACAAAGCCAGCAACCGTCAGCAACAACATAAGGTATTTGAAGCTCAACTGGCGATCGCCACGGAACTAGGTCTACCAGTAATAGTCCATTGTCGGGAAGCTGCTGTAGAAGCGAGAGAGGTGCTAGAAAAATGGCGAGAAAGGGAAGGAGAGAAGGTGCGGGGTGTAATGCATTGTTGGGGAGGAACACCAGAGGAAACCCAGTGGTTTTTAGATCTGGGTTTTTACATTAGCTTTAGTGGTACAGTTACCTTTAAGAATGCGAAAGCTATACAATCCTCAGCAGCGATGGTAAGTAAAGATAGGATTTTGATTGAAACTGACTGTCCATTTTTGTCACCCACACCCAAGAGAGGAGAGAAGCGTAACGAGCCAGCGTATGTAGGCTATGTAGCAGCGCAGTTAGCAAAAATCCGAGGAGAAACCGTAGAATCCATAGCTAACCAAACGACTGCCAATGCTTGTAGACTGTTTGGGATTAGACTAGAGGGGACAAAAATTCAGCCAAATCCATCCTGA
- a CDS encoding M16 family metallopeptidase, with protein MILTLPKTPPLQKPRVHSLCNGLNIIAEQMPIEAVSLNVWINVGSAVESDSINGMAHFLEHIIFKGTENLASGEFERRVEERGAIANAATSQDYTQFYITSAPKDFKDLVPLQIDLVCNPSIPPDGFETERLVVLEEIRRSQDSIGRRISRRLMETAFDFLPYRRPILGLESIISQLTPQQMGEFHDTWYQPSSLTAVAVGNLPVDQLIEIVAEGFEEKMARSSKYLARPPLEVIDNQEPAFTGITRHEFTDENLQEARLIVLWRVPGLGEIKNTYALDVLAGILGQGRSSRLVQDLREERGLVSTISVSNSNYKLQGLFTISAKCNVEDLAAVETGIVGHLEKLQTELVQESEILRVQTRVANRFIFNNETPGERCGLYGYYQCLLGDLDPAFNYPQHIQMQNQHDLMKAAQKYLSPQDYRAVIIKPR; from the coding sequence ATGATATTAACCTTGCCAAAAACTCCACCTCTTCAAAAACCCAGAGTACATTCCCTGTGCAATGGGTTAAACATCATTGCGGAACAAATGCCAATTGAAGCAGTTAGTTTAAATGTGTGGATAAATGTTGGTTCTGCTGTAGAGTCCGATTCCATTAATGGAATGGCCCATTTTTTAGAACATATTATATTTAAGGGGACAGAAAACTTAGCCAGTGGTGAATTTGAGCGTCGTGTTGAAGAGCGAGGTGCCATTGCTAATGCAGCCACAAGTCAAGACTATACCCAATTTTATATAACCAGTGCGCCTAAAGACTTTAAGGATTTGGTACCACTGCAAATAGATCTAGTTTGTAACCCGTCCATTCCCCCAGATGGTTTTGAAACCGAAAGATTAGTGGTTTTGGAAGAGATTAGACGTTCACAGGATAGTATAGGAAGGCGAATTTCTCGCCGTCTAATGGAAACGGCCTTTGATTTTTTGCCTTATCGTCGTCCAATACTGGGTTTAGAAAGCATAATTTCTCAGTTGACACCCCAACAAATGGGAGAATTCCATGACACCTGGTATCAACCTTCTTCTCTAACCGCTGTAGCTGTTGGTAACTTACCAGTGGACCAGCTGATAGAAATTGTAGCTGAGGGGTTTGAAGAAAAGATGGCAAGGTCTTCAAAATACCTAGCTCGTCCACCTTTAGAGGTTATAGATAATCAGGAACCAGCATTTACAGGAATTACCCGTCACGAATTTACGGATGAAAATTTGCAAGAGGCTAGACTAATTGTTTTATGGCGAGTACCAGGATTGGGCGAAATAAAAAACACTTATGCCTTAGATGTTTTAGCGGGGATATTAGGACAAGGACGTAGCTCTAGATTGGTACAGGACTTACGGGAAGAAAGGGGATTGGTTTCCACAATTTCCGTCAGTAATAGTAATTATAAACTACAGGGACTATTCACGATTTCCGCCAAGTGTAATGTGGAAGATTTAGCAGCAGTAGAAACAGGTATAGTTGGACATTTGGAGAAACTGCAAACGGAATTAGTCCAAGAATCAGAAATTCTCCGAGTGCAAACAAGAGTAGCAAATAGATTTATTTTCAATAATGAAACACCGGGAGAGCGTTGTGGATTATATGGTTATTATCAGTGTTTACTTGGTGATTTGGATCCAGCATTCAATTATCCTCAACACATCCAAATGCAGAATCAGCATGACTTAATGAAAGCTGCACAAAAATATCTTTCGCCACAGGACTATAGAGCAGTTATTATTAAACCAAGATAA
- the hslO gene encoding Hsp33 family molecular chaperone HslO has product MADKLVRATAANGGIRAVGVITTKLAEEARVRHKLSYVATAALGRTMSAGLLMASGMKRSGSRINLRVKGDGPLGGILVDAGLDGTVRGYVGNPSIELPPNTKGKLDVGGAVGKGYLYVVKDVGYGYPYSSTVELVSGEIGDDVTHYLVNSEQTPSALVLGVFVGSGGVTAAGGILIQVLPKVARDEALVETLESRVSALSGFTPLLQAGKSLTDIFEDLLGDMELTIFPESQLLRFHCGCSFERVLGALKMLGESELQDMILKDNGAEATCDFCGSVYQASSDNLAQLIVDLQNVKG; this is encoded by the coding sequence ATGGCGGACAAACTAGTGCGGGCCACAGCAGCAAATGGTGGCATTCGAGCGGTGGGTGTAATCACCACAAAGTTAGCCGAAGAGGCAAGAGTGCGCCATAAACTTTCCTATGTAGCCACAGCAGCTCTGGGAAGAACTATGTCAGCAGGTTTGTTAATGGCTTCGGGGATGAAACGCTCAGGTTCGAGAATTAACCTGCGAGTGAAGGGAGATGGACCATTAGGCGGTATATTAGTAGATGCTGGACTGGATGGCACGGTCAGGGGTTACGTGGGCAACCCATCCATAGAACTACCACCCAACACCAAGGGCAAACTGGACGTGGGAGGTGCTGTAGGAAAAGGATATTTGTATGTGGTTAAAGATGTTGGCTATGGCTATCCCTATTCTAGCACGGTAGAACTAGTGTCCGGAGAAATTGGGGATGATGTCACCCATTACCTAGTTAACTCTGAGCAAACCCCTTCCGCTTTGGTATTAGGTGTGTTTGTTGGTTCGGGTGGTGTAACTGCAGCTGGGGGAATTTTAATTCAAGTTCTGCCAAAAGTTGCCAGAGACGAAGCTCTTGTGGAAACACTAGAATCGAGAGTGTCAGCATTATCTGGATTTACACCATTATTACAAGCAGGTAAAAGCTTAACCGACATTTTCGAGGATTTATTGGGGGATATGGAACTGACAATTTTTCCTGAAAGTCAGCTTCTGCGCTTTCATTGTGGTTGTTCCTTTGAGCGCGTGCTAGGAGCGTTGAAAATGTTGGGAGAGTCCGAATTACAAGATATGATTCTCAAGGACAACGGAGCTGAAGCTACCTGCGATTTTTGTGGTAGTGTTTATCAAGCAAGCAGTGATAATCTGGCTCAACTAATTGTGGATTTACAAAATGTTAAAGGTTAA
- a CDS encoding universal stress protein, whose protein sequence is MLNTILVALDDSEIAERVIETLESLMLSRNAQVILCHVFPSSDSTELPADRPHPDSPKLSYFQVEKQLQTYQEKLGVKSQLELVSGDPADEIIRLANIYKADLVVIGNRGLTGVKKIVLRSVSTQVMEEAHCSVLVVKSHR, encoded by the coding sequence GTGTTAAATACTATTTTAGTGGCTTTAGATGATTCAGAAATTGCGGAAAGAGTGATAGAGACTTTAGAGAGTCTTATGCTTTCCCGGAATGCGCAGGTGATTCTTTGTCACGTATTTCCATCATCGGACTCCACGGAATTGCCAGCTGATCGTCCTCATCCAGACTCGCCCAAATTGTCTTATTTTCAGGTAGAAAAGCAATTGCAAACCTACCAAGAAAAATTGGGGGTAAAAAGCCAACTAGAACTAGTATCAGGGGATCCTGCGGATGAAATAATCAGACTAGCAAATATTTACAAAGCCGATCTAGTGGTGATTGGGAACCGTGGATTAACAGGCGTGAAAAAAATCGTTTTGCGCTCCGTCAGTACACAAGTAATGGAAGAAGCGCATTGCTCTGTATTAGTAGTTAAGTCGCACAGGTAA